A genomic window from Microbacterium sp. ET2 includes:
- a CDS encoding cytochrome c biogenesis CcdA family protein yields the protein MNIAALIADGALWLALPIAVAAGLVSFLSPCVLPLVPGYLGFIGGAVAPRSGPLRAAAPAGARTIGPHADDSAPDVLVSTDSPRVDASDAVGEGDATGARPARGRLVLGTLLFIAGFTVVFMAINIFGGTLGRFFVEYTDLITRVLGVVVILLGLVFIGVFGFAQRIARPQIRSSLGLVGAPLLGLALGIGWAPCIGPTLSAILAMSWNFGDPVRAGMLGLAYSLGLGIPFILLALGFGWATRSVAFLRRHIRTVNLVGGALLVILGLLMVTGVWTALMAQLQGVFLSVPLPL from the coding sequence GTGAACATCGCCGCGCTGATCGCCGACGGCGCGCTCTGGCTCGCCCTGCCGATCGCAGTGGCGGCGGGGCTGGTGTCGTTCCTCTCGCCGTGCGTGCTGCCGCTCGTGCCCGGGTATCTCGGGTTCATCGGCGGTGCGGTCGCGCCGCGTTCGGGGCCGCTGCGCGCTGCCGCGCCGGCCGGCGCGCGGACGATCGGCCCGCACGCGGACGATTCCGCCCCGGACGTCCTCGTCTCGACCGATTCTCCGCGCGTGGACGCGAGCGACGCCGTCGGTGAAGGGGATGCCACGGGCGCGCGGCCCGCCCGCGGGCGTCTCGTGCTCGGCACCCTCCTCTTCATCGCCGGCTTCACCGTGGTGTTCATGGCGATCAACATCTTCGGCGGCACACTCGGGCGCTTCTTCGTCGAATACACCGACCTCATCACGCGCGTGCTCGGCGTCGTGGTCATCCTTCTGGGCCTGGTGTTCATCGGGGTCTTCGGTTTCGCACAGAGAATTGCGCGACCGCAGATTCGCAGCAGCCTGGGCCTCGTCGGCGCGCCCCTTCTCGGTCTGGCGCTCGGCATCGGCTGGGCGCCGTGCATCGGCCCGACGCTCAGCGCCATCCTCGCGATGTCGTGGAACTTCGGCGACCCGGTGCGGGCGGGCATGCTCGGACTGGCATATTCGCTCGGCCTCGGGATCCCGTTCATCCTGCTCGCCCTCGGCTTCGGCTGGGCGACCCGGTCGGTGGCGTTCCTTCGCCGCCACATCCGCACCGTCAACCTCGTCGGCGGTGCCCTGCTGGTGATCCTCGGCCTGCTCATGGTGACCGGCGTCTGGACCGCCCTCATGGCGCAGCTGCAGGGGGTGTTTCTCAGTGTCCCGCTCCCGCTCTGA
- a CDS encoding TlpA family protein disulfide reductase yields MTSLVRRGRAAASALLALVLVGGLAACTSDPLAEQYREGANTGFIAGDFRVVEIPEADRGEPVAFSGVLDDGSTVTEADYAGEVLVVNFWYAACAPCRVEAPFLEEVNQEYADAGVSFLGVNTYDSAQASLAFADTYGVTYPSALAVEDGSIKLAFAERTPLNATPTTLVLDRDGRVAARIIGQLEDASVLDTIVGELAESAAGSS; encoded by the coding sequence ATGACCTCCCTCGTGCGTCGCGGCCGGGCCGCGGCATCCGCTCTCCTCGCCCTCGTGCTCGTGGGCGGCCTCGCCGCCTGCACCAGCGACCCCCTCGCCGAGCAGTATCGCGAGGGCGCGAACACCGGCTTCATCGCCGGCGACTTCCGGGTCGTGGAGATCCCCGAGGCCGACCGCGGCGAGCCGGTGGCCTTCTCCGGCGTCCTCGACGACGGATCGACGGTGACCGAGGCCGACTACGCCGGCGAGGTGCTGGTGGTGAACTTCTGGTATGCCGCATGCGCACCGTGCCGGGTGGAGGCGCCGTTCCTGGAGGAGGTCAACCAGGAGTACGCCGACGCGGGGGTGTCGTTCCTCGGGGTGAACACCTACGACTCGGCGCAGGCGTCGCTGGCCTTCGCCGACACGTACGGGGTCACCTACCCCAGTGCGCTCGCCGTCGAGGACGGCTCGATCAAGCTCGCCTTCGCCGAGCGGACGCCGCTGAACGCCACGCCGACGACGCTCGTGCTCGACCGCGACGGGCGCGTGGCCGCGCGGATCATCGGCCAGCTCGAAGACGCCTCGGTGCTCGACACCATCGTGGGCGAGCTGGCGGAGTCGGCTGCGGGGTCGTCGTGA
- a CDS encoding histidine phosphatase family protein — MPADRLHLVRHGEVDNPRRVLYGRLPGYGLSAEGRRMTREAAEYVRETGRGVSRLVCSPLQRTRESAEPFTEAFGLEPIVDERVIEPTNVFEGKRMFRALLNPWNWRHLRRPALPSWGEPYNEVIARMNAAMTEAWEAVDGGDVVIVSHQLPIWVTHLAAAGLPSRHDPRERRCALSSVTSFEMVENKWTEVGYVEPASLAGARDEGAV, encoded by the coding sequence GTGCCCGCAGACCGCCTCCATCTCGTGCGTCACGGGGAGGTCGACAACCCCCGCCGCGTGCTCTACGGCCGTCTTCCCGGCTACGGATTGAGCGCCGAGGGGCGACGGATGACGCGAGAGGCAGCCGAATACGTCCGCGAGACCGGACGCGGGGTCAGCCGCCTGGTGTGCTCACCGTTGCAGCGCACCCGCGAGTCGGCGGAGCCCTTCACCGAAGCGTTCGGACTCGAGCCCATCGTCGACGAGCGCGTGATCGAGCCCACGAACGTGTTCGAGGGGAAGCGGATGTTCCGGGCCCTGCTGAACCCGTGGAACTGGCGGCATCTGCGCCGCCCCGCCCTGCCCAGCTGGGGGGAGCCCTACAACGAGGTGATCGCGCGGATGAACGCGGCGATGACCGAGGCGTGGGAGGCGGTGGACGGCGGCGACGTGGTCATCGTCTCGCATCAGCTGCCGATCTGGGTCACCCACCTCGCCGCGGCGGGTCTGCCCTCGCGGCACGACCCCCGAGAGCGGCGCTGCGCGCTGTCGAGTGTGACGAGCTTCGAGATGGTCGAGAACAAGTGGACCGAGGTCGGCTACGTCGAGCCGGCGAGTCTCGCGGGTGCACGCGACGAGGGGGCGGTATGA